A window of Lacibacter sediminis contains these coding sequences:
- a CDS encoding FctA domain-containing protein, whose translation MKFKNLTPILAVIILAATSCKKEKSEAPSPIAGNWKLVSIAGNSLVTRDITFGSDNQKTETFTTFTSTNPKGQYKITSNAFDAEGIGYDYTGSVTVKDYENGVLQSEDTAPTSATIAPTNGTSQYKLIGNDSIYFANNALGNATPEPGGCKYKLEGTKLSLFINSSSTATASQSGFSVTNKVSTVLTVVLQKQ comes from the coding sequence ATGAAATTCAAAAATCTTACCCCGATCCTCGCTGTAATTATTCTTGCAGCAACCTCCTGTAAAAAAGAAAAAAGTGAAGCCCCATCGCCCATAGCCGGCAACTGGAAACTTGTTTCTATTGCAGGAAACTCTTTAGTAACCCGTGATATTACATTTGGAAGCGATAATCAAAAAACGGAGACCTTTACAACCTTTACTTCTACAAATCCAAAGGGCCAATACAAAATAACTTCAAATGCGTTCGATGCCGAAGGCATTGGTTACGACTATACTGGTTCTGTAACAGTAAAAGATTATGAGAATGGTGTATTGCAAAGTGAGGATACTGCACCCACAAGTGCAACTATTGCTCCTACAAACGGTACGAGCCAATATAAATTAATTGGAAACGATTCCATTTATTTTGCCAATAATGCGTTGGGTAATGCAACACCAGAGCCGGGTGGTTGCAAGTATAAACTGGAAGGAACTAAATTATCACTCTTTATCAATAGCTCTTCAACCGCAACAGCATCACAGAGCGGTTTTAGTGTTACAAATAAGGTCAGCACTGTTCTTACCGTGGTACTCCAGAAACAATAA
- the dinB gene encoding DNA polymerase IV, giving the protein MGHKRIIAHFDLDTFFVSVERLNDPSLNGKPVIVGGTKERGVVSTCSYETRAFGVHSGMPMAQAMKLCPHAIVLQGTRGDYSRYSRWVTDIIAAKAPLFQKASIDEFYIDLTGMDRFFDPVKWTIDLRQEIIDATQLPISFAMASNKLVAKIGTDLAKPNNYIVVEYGKEKEFLAPLRVNKIPGIGEKAYHTLLDLGIETIGDLQNVNPVMLEQQLGKHGRDLWLRAQGISSSEVNAYHESKSISSENTFHENSSDLPFLEAEIVRLTEKIAHELRQENKMTGCVSVKIRYPNFETQQRQASIPYTFYDDELIYNAKQLFHQLYKKGQPVRLLGVKLSELTDEASQTNLFQDVQKKNELYKAIDQVKERFGKALLTKGRNAKRKDGDTELPGIS; this is encoded by the coding sequence TTGGGACATAAGCGTATTATAGCACACTTTGACCTCGATACATTCTTTGTATCTGTAGAGCGCTTGAACGATCCTTCGCTCAATGGTAAACCCGTGATTGTGGGTGGTACAAAAGAACGGGGCGTGGTGAGTACCTGCAGTTATGAAACAAGAGCATTTGGTGTGCACAGTGGTATGCCTATGGCGCAGGCGATGAAGCTTTGTCCGCATGCAATTGTGTTGCAGGGCACACGTGGCGATTACAGCCGCTATTCACGATGGGTAACAGATATTATTGCAGCAAAAGCACCGCTGTTTCAAAAAGCATCCATTGATGAATTTTATATTGATCTTACCGGTATGGATCGTTTTTTTGACCCGGTAAAATGGACCATCGATCTGCGCCAGGAAATTATTGATGCTACTCAGTTGCCGATCTCTTTTGCCATGGCCTCAAACAAGCTTGTTGCAAAAATTGGAACCGACTTAGCAAAGCCCAACAATTATATTGTGGTTGAATATGGAAAGGAAAAAGAATTTCTTGCTCCGCTACGTGTAAATAAAATTCCGGGAATAGGTGAGAAGGCTTACCACACATTACTTGATCTTGGTATTGAAACCATCGGCGATCTGCAGAATGTAAATCCTGTTATGCTGGAGCAACAACTAGGTAAGCACGGTCGTGACCTGTGGTTAAGGGCGCAAGGCATCAGCAGCAGCGAAGTAAATGCATATCATGAATCGAAATCTATTTCAAGTGAAAATACCTTTCATGAAAACAGCAGTGACCTTCCTTTTCTTGAAGCAGAGATCGTTCGTTTAACAGAAAAAATTGCACATGAGCTTCGCCAGGAAAATAAAATGACCGGTTGTGTTTCGGTAAAGATCCGATACCCCAATTTTGAAACACAGCAAAGACAGGCATCTATTCCTTATACATTTTATGATGATGAACTGATCTATAATGCGAAACAGTTGTTTCATCAACTTTATAAAAAAGGACAGCCGGTACGTTTGCTCGGCGTTAAATTAAGCGAGCTAACCGATGAAGCTTCGCAAACAAATCTCTTCCAGGATGTGCAGAAGAAAAATGAATTGTACAAGGCCATTGAC